The genomic segment GCAGTGCAGATCCTGCGATTGACGCAGAAGTGATTGCGTTGGCACTGGATGTTTATAAGCGTGTGGGATTGACAAAGTTGAAACTTGTTATTAACTCGCTAGGGGATACAGAGTGCAGAATAGCGCACCGCGAAGCGCTTATTGCGCACTTCAATCCGCATATAGGGGAATTCTGTTCTGATTGTCAATCTAGATTGGAAAAAAATCCACTACGCATATTAGATTGTAAAGTCGATAAAGGCAATCCGCTCATTGCTTCAGCACCATCCTTAGCTGACTATTTGAATGAAACGTCTGCTCAATACTTTGCAGATGTAAAAGGTTATCTCGACGATGCAGGGATTTCTTATGAGGTCGATGCAAATCTTGTGCGTGGCCTTGATTATTATAATCACACGGCATTTGAAATTATGAGCACTTCGGAAGGATTCGGAGCGATTACGACTTTGTGCGGCGGTGGTAGATACAATGGTCTCGCTGAGGAAATCGGTGGACCTTCTGCACCAGGTATCGGTTTTGCGATGAGTATTGAGCGTTTACTTCTTGCGATGGCTGCTGAAGGGAAATCGTTTGAAGCTGAGCCAGTACTTGACGTTTATATCGTTACTCTTGGGGAAACAGCACGTCGTCCAGGCTTTAAATTGCTTGGTGCACTTCGAGAAGCTGGTATTCGGTCGGATATGGATTATATGGACCGGAAAATGAAAGCGCAAATGAAATCGGCAGATAGATTGAATGCACGGACAGTCGTACTAATCGGTGAAGATGAAGTAGCGGAAGGCGTTGCTTTATTGAAAAATATGGCTGACGGGGCGCAAGTAAAAGTTCCTGTTGCTGAACTGGTTCAAAAACTTAAAGAAACATTGATTGGCTAAAGAGAGGCGGATGAAGGCAATGAAACGTACACATTATAGTGGTGAATTGACAGAAGAGGTAATCGGACAACCGGTTACATTACAAGGATGGGTTCAAAAAAGAAGGGATCTTGGGGGACTAATTTTCGTCGACGTACGGGACCGTTCAGGAATCGTTCAGGCAGTATTTAACCCGAGTTTTTCAAGCGAAGCAATCGTGACGGCAGACAAACTGCGCAATGAGTTCGTAATCGAGCTAACAGGTTTAGTTGTTGAGCGCGCAGAAGGCCAGAAAAATCCGCTATTGAAAACCGGTTCGATTGAAATTCAAGTTACTGAATTGAACATCGTGAATGAGGCGAAAAACCCGCCGTTCATGATTGAAGATGAAACAGACGTGAATGAAGAAATTAGACTGAAATATAGATACCTTGATTTACGCCGTCCAAAACTTGCGAATACGTTCAAAATGCGTTCAGACATCACTAAAACAGTCCGTAACTTCCTTGACGATGAAGGATTTTTCGAAGTAGAAACGCCGATTCTAACGAAATCTACACCTGAAGGCGCACGCGACTATCTAGTACCTAGCCGAGTTCACGAAGGCGAATTTTACGCGCTGCCACAGTCACCACAACTATTCAAACAAATGCTGATGGTAGCCGGATTCGACCGTTATTATCAAATTGCACGTTGTTTCCGCGATGAAGACCTTCGCGCTGATCGCCAGCCGGAGTTCACTCAGATCGATATGGAAATGAGTTTCATGTCAATTGAAGATATTATTGAATTGAATGAACGAATGATGCAAAAGGTAATGAAAGATGTAAAAGGAATCGATGTTCAAATTCCATTTAAACGTCTTCCTTATGACGAAGCAATGGCGCGTTTCGGTTCAGATAAACCGGATACGCGATTTGCATTGGAACTGACAGATGTCTCTGACGTCGTTAAAGATTCTTCATTCAAAGTATTTACGGCAGCAATCGAGTCAGGTGGGCAAGTTAAACTCATCAATGTAAAAGGAGTAGCGGATAGCTATTCTCGTAAGGACATCGACGCACTTGGCCAGTTTGCAGCAGTCTACGGCGCAAAAGGCCTTGCATGGTTGAAAGTCGATGCCGAAGGTCTGAAAGGACCTATCGCGAAGTTCTTCGAAGGAGAAGAGGGCGAAGGACTAAAAGCTGCAGCGAATGCTGAAGTAGGAGATCTATTGTTATTTGTAGCAGACAAAAAGAAAGTTGTCGCAGATACATTAGGAGCACTACGTACTAAGCTTGCCAAAGATCATGACTTAATTGACGAATCGAAGTTCAACTTCCTTTGGGTAACTGAATGGCCTCTGTTCGAATATAACGAAGAAGCCCGTCGCTACCAGGCAGCACATCATCCATTTACAATGCCAGCAGATGTGGAAGAACTAGTAGCAAGCCCTGAGACAGTTAAAGCACAAGCCTATGACCTTGTTTTAAATGGGTATGAACTTGGTGGTGGGTCACTACGGATTTACAAACGTGATGTTCAGGAAAAAATGTTCGAAGCACTTGGATTCAGTAAGGAACAGGCGAACGAACAATTCGGATTCCTTCTTGAAGCATTTGACTATGGAACACCTCCGCATGGCGGAATTGCATTCGGTCTCGACCGTATTGTAATGTTGTTATCTGGTTCGACGAACTTGCGCGACACTATTGCATTTCCGAAAACAGCGAGTGCAAGCTGCCTGTTAACGTCAGCGCCTGATCACGTTGACGATACTCAACTAGCTGAACTTGGAATTCGAGTGATGGCAAAGAGTAAACGGTAATCAGTTAAGTTAGAAAAATGTAAAAACTATTTCCGTGAAATCGTTGAACTGACTAAAGATGTATGTTATTATACATGTAATACGAATCCTGAAGTGTTCGTTATTTGCCAATCAGTTTTGACCGAACATTTTTTCGTCGGGAGTCCGCATTTCGAGTCGGATGACATGCCTTTAGTCGGGACCTCAAAAGAATCGGATAGGACACCCACCTGCTGAGAGCGGGTTCAAAGCGATACTACAAAGACGGCACATTTGGGATTCGTTACTTACATGATCATACACCCCTCTGACTTACGTGCGGAGGGGTTTTTTATTGGGGAAAAATTTAAATTTATAATGGATGGAAAGGCGGAATTTCAATTGTTACATCAATTTTCAAGAAATGAATTAGCCATAGGTACAGAAGGTGTAAATCGTATGCGGGACATGACTGTCGCGATACTTGGTGTTGGAGGAGTCGGTTCATTTGCGGCAGAAGCATGTGCGCGGAGCGGAATTGGAAGGATTATCCTTGTCGATAAGGACGATATTGACATAACGAATATTAATAGACAGCTAATCGCTAATTTGTCGACAGTCGGCCGTTCTAAAGCAGAAGTGATGAAAGAGCGCATTGCTGATATTAATAAAGAGTGTGAAGTGATTTCGCTCCATATGTTTTATACGGAAGAGACAGCTGAAGAGTTTTTCAGTTACAAACCTGATTATGTCATCGATGCATCTGATACAATCATCTTTAAAATTCATTTGATTAAAGAATGTGTCGCACGTAACGTGAAAATTATATCGAGTATGGGCGCTGCTAATAAGATGGATCCGACCCGTTTTCAAATTGCGGATATTTCAAAGACGCATACAGATCCGGTAGCGAAAGTAATTCGTCGCAAACTTAAAAAAGAAGGTATTTATCAAGGAGTGTCAGTGGTCTTTTCTGATGAAAGCCCCATTGTCGTGAGACCGGAAGTTGTTGACACAGTTGGTAAACCTGATGCCTTCATTCGAAAAGCGAAAATGCCGCCTGCATCGAACGCATTCGTCCCATCAGTTGCCGGTCTTGTTTGCGCCAGCTGGGTAATGAATGATATCGTTGCCGATATTCCTATCCGGCGAGTGAAAGATAAAGTATAATGGATAGCACCGCGGGCCTACAGGATGTAGGTCACGCAGCCGTTGCCACACGATGTGGCGAACTTAGGCTGTGTTCATTTTCATGCGGTACCTTTTTGGTTGTCACCAAAATATGGGTAGAGGTATAATAGAGTGATTGCTTATGAAAATGAACTTGAATTGCTAGAAAGGGTGTTTATGTGTGAATAAAGTGTTTAAGGTATTTGTTTTTGGGTTAGTTGCCCTTTTATTAACAGCATGTGGCAATGTGGAAGCGAAACAGGGGATGACGGCACAAGACGTTTTCGAAAAAGCGAAAGATGCCTCTGCTAAATTGAAAAATGTGCGTACACATATCTCTTATGATGATTTTTGGAAAACGACAGCACCTGATGAAAGATATAGCGTGAAATATGAAATGACTTCAGATGCTGCGTTACAACCAGAAATAGTTAAGCAGGACGTAAAAGTGCGACCGCAACCGATAAATGGGGATCCATGGGATGCGGAAGTATATAAAGTAAATGACCGTGTTTTCATTAAGGATACGAAAATGAAGGAATGGGAAGAGTTGCAGTCCGGTTCGATTGCTGAATTATTCGGTTCGATGATTGAAAATGTTCAGCCAACACTGGATCTCGCGTTTTTTAACGACTTTGAAAACGATTTTGTGTTAGAACCGATTGACTATGGTTATAATTTAAGGCTGTCATTATCGAGAGAACAATATAAAGAATTTAAAAAAACACTGTACCTGTCGAACAACGGTAGCGATATGGATGTAGATGTAGTGGACAGTGAGTTTCCTCTTATTAATAAATTCGACATTGTGATTGGAATTGATAGCAAATCATTCTATGTAACTGATTTCAAAATGACACTCGATACAACAACTTACTCAATGGTACAAGTTGATGGTAATTCCCATCGAGTTAAACAAACGATCAATGCAGTTTATAGTCACTACGACAACGTGGATGATGTAAAGGTTCCGGCAGAACTATTAGAAGCTGCAGCTAACTAAAAAATACTCAGTAAAAACCCTCCCGAAAGTTTAACTTTTAGGAGGGTTTTGCATATGCTATTTTGAATATCGAGTAATTGTCCCGCAGGAGCTTATATTGAAAGTGTGGCGGGCATAACAAACTTTATGCTAATTGGGCTGAATAACCATCAACATACTATGAAAGAACTTTCATTTAATTACATATTAATATGGTTGATAACTGGGATTTCAATCATGAGGGATTACTCCACTGCTTATTTCGAAGTTTCTTATGATAGATTTAGACTATCAATATTTAACTGGAATAAAATTTAACAAAACAACTAGGAGTGTAATAGCATGCCACTAACTTTTGCTCACCCAGCAGCCATACTTCCGTTCTCAAGAAAAAGTAAATATATTAACTTTTCTGCAATGGTATTCGGTAGTATGGCTCCTGATTTTGAATACTTTTTGAGAGGCCAACCAATGGGGGACATTGGACATACTTTTACTGGGCTCGTTTTGTTTAATTTACCCTTGGTGACAATCGTTTATGTAATTTACCATATATTTGTACACCAAATTCTATTCAATCATTTACCAACTATTCTACAAGATACATATGTGAAAAGAGTAGATTCGACTATTATATTAAAGGTAGTTGTATTTTGTTATTCTGCACTGTTCGGTATGTTAACTCACGTTGTATGGGATTCTTTCACTCATATAAACGGATATATGGTGTTAAAATTTCCGGCTTTATTCACTCACAGCTATAACATCTATGGTTTTGCTATACCTTTGTATAAATTTTTACAACATGGGAGTACATTATTTGGAATAACAATGATTTTAGTTTACATGTATTATAGAGCATTGACCCAGAGAAAACATAAGCATATTACTGTTTATCCTAAGAAAAAACTTATTTTTTGGTTTTCTTTATTCATATTAACAGTATTATTTGTATCGCTGTGGTGTCTTATTGACCCTGTTTCGATAACCAGTTATGGGATATTGGTCGTTAGAATTATAGACTCTTCTTTACTAAGTTTATTCCTAATTTCTTTGTTGATAAAATATATTCGAATGTAATTAATATTTCATGTATTTTAGGAACATAAAGATAAGTACAGATTGGGGTGGCTTCTGTGGAAAAACGTATTTCATTTGATTATCAAATCCTAAATAAAACCAAGTAAAGCATATAATAAGCGCCCCAGAAAAAGGGGTACTTATTATATTCTTACTCATAATCTAATTTAATGTTACCCACTGAAAGAACACTCCACCTATTTAATTTAAGTATTTATTCGCATCAACCACCGTACATACTCCGGATTCCTCCAAAAACTGTTTAATAAGATGAACGTGGCCGCCGCCGATTAATAGCAAAACTCGATCCTGTGGAGTTGATATCAACCTTCTCACATTTGTATAGAGTATTAAATTTCGTTTGTACCACCAAGTTAACCAATCCATTGCAAAATAATCTTTCTCTTTTCCAATCATCGCAAATTCCATGTAAAATTGGTGCATATTTTTAACAGTTTCTGCTGCATTCACACGTTTATAGCCTTCTAAAATCGGGAGTTTGGACCATTCTTCTGCCTCACGTTGCATGGGTTCCATGTACGTTGTCATTATTTTCTTATAGCGTTCGGGTTCATACTCTTTTGCATACTGAAAAATATCGCCTATTGTTGCTATTTCATTATCGTCCCCCCTCCAATCGATACAAGAAACTTCGCTTATGCCCGATTCCTTCGCTAAAGGGAAACCAATCGTTTCTATTTCATTTTTCATTGGGGTCGGATCATTCAATAGATACTTTCGATAACTTTCATTTAACTTCGATTGTACTTCCGGATCAGCTTCGACAGCTAACTTTGTCGGATTAAACCGACTTAGTGCGTCAACAACTTCCTTTGCTTCTAGCTCTAAATCAATATCGTTTTTGCGTTCAACATTGATTAAATCCGATGTGTCTCCTAAATGATACACCCCGACGATCATCACTTCTGGAATCATGTTAACCCTCCACTGTAAAGATATTGTAGTTGAAGATTGTTATTACTCTTTCAATTAATTGTATATTATCCAAAATGTAGCTTTTAACCAGAAAAAGTAATAAGGTGAATACTTTTTTGTAGATAGTTAATTAAGCTATTCCAAGAATCAAAAACGGTCATATAAGATTTCAGTGTTTTTGTTTTTAAACATACTGTTATCTCTCTTTTTTCGTAATTTCCCGCTTAAAATTTATAGCTAGAGTTAGATAGCGATTAATCTTTTGGTACTAACAGTATAGAGTAAATGGACTTAATTATCGGTCTTAGAGTAATTAATATCAAATTTTTGTAACGTTAAATGAAAGATGATTTTTATTTATTGAAACTATTCAGTCACAATGAACGTACTAGTAGTAGAGAGATTTCTAATTTAAGTAATGTGTAGATCGATTGTACAAGGGACCTGTCAATTATCCGACAGAAAAAAATACAGCTAATGCTTACTACATGACATATGGTGGTGCCGCTGGAGGTGTCAATCTATGGATAGAAATCACTTATAATGATGTGGATGATAAAATTGAGACAGTTTATTATAGTGATGCAAAAAGTTATTTTTCTATGGAGTGGAAGGATGAAAACACTTTATATATTATAAATGAAGAAATTAAGTATCCAAATTCAAATAGAAGTATTGAGTTGGAAATCGGCAAAGAAATTTATCACGAAAGTGGGTTAGTATGTCAAAGCTGATTAATGAAAGATCAGTATGAGACTTGCTATCAAAACTAACGACTCTTGTTTCGTGTAGGGGCAGGACTGTTGAACAAGAATGAAGAAACGAAAAATATAAAGGGGGGATTAGATATGATTGTTTTGCTTAATCTTGGCAGCTTAGTGCTTGGGCTAATTGCTTGGATACTTCCTGTTGTTAATCTGATGCGATATGAAAAGCAGAACCAAAAGAATTGGGTCCCTCTTACTATTATGAGCATCAGTGCTTGTGCTATTTCGCTATGTTTCCAGATTTTCTATAACTATCACTTGGTAAAGATTGAGGATTGGTCTGCTCTTATGGACACAACGGGTGCTGTGGCGTTCGTTGCGGCAGTTCTTCTCATCGTTACCATCCTATTAAATGTAATTACGCTGATTGTATATCGTGACCGAGCAGCGAAGTAGGATGTCAAATTCCAGTTTATAAGGTTGAAATAATTAATTCACACTTCTCTTATTAGGTATTTGGGATTGTGAAAAGGGGAGGGAATGTAATGCATTGGGTGATGTGGGTTTTCTGGGGTTCCATTGTAACTTTGCTTGTAGGTGTCTATCTTGTAGATTTTTTGACTGGGCGAAAATATGATTTTAAAGACCAGGAAAAGTCAGTGAATCAGAACTCAGCGGTAGCCGGTTCTCTACGAGAAGTGGGGCGGCATGACCAGCAAAATGGACCGTTTTAATAAGAGGAAAGTTGAAGGGGGGAGTCTTAAATTAAAAGATTTTTATTTTATTTCGTTTCCGTAGTAGTTATGGGATTTATTTTTTATCTAGGAATGGATTATAAAGTGCGATTAAGAGAAGAGTCGGCAACAACATTTAATATAATGCCTTATTTAATTTTTATAACTATTTTTCCTGTTTTTATTGGATTTTTTTTACGATTCCCTAAATTAATTATAGAGATTAAAGAAAAAAAGCAATGGTCGTTTGATTGGATTAAGGTTGTTGCAATTGGAATTCCGTCTCTTTATATAGCAATGATACCTATTCTGTCTATTTATTTCGGGTTGAATTTGTTATTCGCAAAAGAGTTTCTGCTATTAGGAGATACTACATTTACGTCAACAGCTGGGATTGTATTTGGTTATGTTTTGTTAGACAGCTTAAAAAAATAACAATTCCTCAACTAAAAATTCGGCACTACTCATTTGGAGTAAACTAGGTGGTATACCTCACTCGTATAACGAACAAATCTAGCGAAGGAGCGACAAACGAGAGGCCATCACCAAAAGAAAAAGCGGCGTTGGAAGAACATCCCATTAGTTAAGTGCAGACTATATAACTGGGTGCGTTTCTACAAAAAAGTAGAGGCGCATTTTTTGTAACTGGCAATTTAGATGGGAATAAGGGGGAAAATTACACTTTCGACTGTTTCCCTTCTGTGTAAGAAGAATACAGAAGGGAGCATGAAGACTGTATTATGGAAATCATATTCAAGAAAAATAGGCAGTCTATTCTCTATTAGATTGTAGCGAATAGACTGCCTAACTGGGGTTTTATATGCGTCTTATATCGCTTGGGAAATTCATTTAGGATGGGGTTTTAGATATTCCAGTCACTTCTTTTTCCGAAATTCTTTCAACCTATCATAAATTGCAGCCATCTTTTTTTCTTCTCCTGCTATAACCGGTTTGTAAAACTCCGTGTTTTTTAATTTATCGGGTAAATACTGCTGGTTAGTCCAGCCTCCGAAGGAACCGAGTGGTGTGTCATGCGGGTATTTGTAGCCGACGTGACCGAGCTTCGCTGCACCGGCATAATGTGCGTCCCGTAAATGCAATGGAATATCTCCGGTTTTACCCTCGTTAATCGCTTTTACAGCCGCATCGAATGCTTTATAAGCTGAATTCGATTTAGAGGCCAGGCACATTTCGATAACAGCATTTGCGAGTGGGATACGCGCTTCCGGCATGCCGAGCTTCACCGCTGCGTCTGTCGCCGCTAATACGTGTGGTCCAACCTCTGGTGAAGCTAATCCGACATCTTCGTAGGCCATCACAAGCAAGCGTCTATTGACGGCTACTAAATCGCCAGTCTCGAGAAGATTTGCAAGATAATAAATAGCGGCATTAACGTCACTACCACGGACTGATTTTTGAAGTGCTGACAATAAATTATAAAAGTGTGAACCTTTTTTATCCCCAAATAACCCGATACGTCCAAGCAGATTTTCAAGTAGCCAGTCTTCGATGATTATTTTTTCATCGACTTCATCGCTTGCGGAAACGGCAGACTCAAGAACAGTTAACGCTTTTCGTGCATCACCGTTAACACCTTCCGCAATCAATGTAAGCTGCTCATCAGTTATGGTAATCGGCATTTTTCCAAGCCCGCGTTCTTCATCTGCCATCGCCTTTTGAAGCACTTCCATTAGGTCTATTGGCTCTAATCTGGATAATTGTCGGATTTCACCACATCTGGAACGTATGGCGGGATTGACGTCGTGGTATGGATTTTCAGTTGTTGCTCCTATTAAGACGATTGCTCCACTTTCGACGTGTGGCAGTAATGTATCTTGCTGTAATTTATTGAAACGATGAATTTCATCTAAGAATAGTAGAACTTTCCCTGTAATGCGTGATTCTGCTACAACGTCTTCGACATCTTTCTTCCCTGAAACTGTTGCATTCATGGCGATGAAAGGCAGATTGCTAGTACCTGCAATTGCATGGGCGAGTGACGTTTTACCGATTCCGGGTTCCCCGTACAACAACATAGATGGAACATGACCGTTTTTTATCATCCGGTAAAGTGCCGTCTTTTCACCAATAATATCCTTTTGTCCAGCAATTTCATCTATAGTTCTTGGGCGCATGCGAAACGCCAATGGCTCATTTTGCAACTTATTCACTCCTTACCTAGTACATCCGTTCCTCTATTATACACGTTAGACAACCGTAAATCATTTTAAGGAAGCTTGAGGGTCAGTTATGCTATAATATTTTGAAGCAATCGTAAAAGGACGGGATAGATATGAAGATTTCTACAAAAGGTAGATATGGATTAACAATAGTTGTTGAACTTGGCTCTAAATTCGGGGAAGGTCCAGTACCGCTACGGAAAATTGCGGAAGAACAGAAGTTGTCTGAAGCATATCTGGAGCAACTTATTCCCCCACTTCGTAACAGTGGAATTGTGAAAAGTGTTCGCGGCGCTTATGGCGGATATATGCTGGCTAAGCCACCGACGGAAATTACTGCGGGAGATGTTATCCGAATTCTTGAAGGACCCATCCAAGTTGTAGAGGGACTAGAGGGATCTGATATTCCGCAACAAGAACTTTGGAAACGGATTGGCGAGGCGGTACGCAGTGTCCTCGATACAACAACGATTGAAGACTTGATGAAGTCGGGTGAAAAAGATGAGCGCGATAGTTATATGTTTTACATTTAAAGGAGTCTTATTATGACTAAAATTTATCTTGACCATGCGGCGACGACACCGGTTCATCCGGCAGTAAGCGCTACTTATATAGAAACACTTGAATCTGTTTTCGGTAACCCTTCCAGTATCCATAGTTTTGGAAGAGAAGCACGGAAATGGCTAGATGACGCACGGAAAACGCTAGCACAGTCAATCCACGCAGAACCGTCGGAAATCATTTTCACTTCGGGCGGTACGGAAGCGGACAACACCGCGGTTTTTGGGACTGTTATGGCGATGAAGGTTAAAGGGAACCATATTATCACGACGAATATTGAGCATCACGCTGTATTAAATCCATGTAAACAACTAGAACTGCTAGGTTTCGAAGTAACTTACTTAGAAGTCGATGACAATGGACAAATAACTGTGGAACAAGTGCAAAAAGCACTGACAGACAAAACGGTTCTTATCTCGATTATGTATGGCAATAATGAAGTGGGTACCATTCAGCCGATTCGTGAAATTGGGGCATTGCTGAAGGAACACCAAGCCGTTTTCCATACGGACGCTGTTCAAGCTTATGGAATCGTTCCACTTCATGTGGATGAACTCGGCGTTGATTTGTTATCAGTTTCAGCTCATAAATTGAATGGTCCAAAAGGAATCGGTTTCCTTTATCAGCGTAAAGGACTTGATACAACACCAGTTCTTTTCGGGGGCGAACAGGAACGCAAACGACGCGCAGGAACCGAAAATATTCCAGCGATTGTTGCTTTTTCTGAAGCAGTATTAATTGCACAACAGGCGATGGAACAAAATACTGTGAATTATTCTAACTACGCAACCATTATGACTGACGTATTTAACCAACAAGATGTCACTTACGAAATGAATGTAAAAAGTGCGGAAAAACTGCCGCATATAATGAATGTCAGCTTCCCTGGGACAGATATTGAATCGCTCCTAGTGAATCTCGATATGGCGGGGATTGCCGTGTCTAGCGGATCTGCATGCACTGCGGGTTCACTTGATCCGTCGCATGTCTTGACTGCTATGTTTGGTAAAGGGTCTTCCAAATTACGAAATTCGGTCCGATTTAGTTTTGGTCTCGGTCTTACTGAGGAAACGATTAAGGAAGCAGCGCAACTAACGGCTGAAATCGTCAAACGGTCTGTGAAATGAAAATATAAAGGATGAAAAATAGAATGAAAACAACTAAATCACCAGCAGAAACACGCGTTGTTGTCGGTATGTCGGGCGGCGTAGATTCGTCTGTTGCAGCACTATTGCTGAAAGAGCAAGGCTATGAAGTTATCGGTATTTTCATGAAAAACTGGGACGACACAGACGAATTCGGTGTCTGTACTGCAACGGAAGACTATGAAGATGTTATCAGTGTTTGTAATGATATCGGAATACCCTATTACGCGGTCAATTTCGAAAAACAATATTGGGATAAAGTATTTACGTATTTCCTTGAAGAATATAAAGCGGGTCGTACACCGAACCCCGATGTCATGTGTAATAAAGAAATCAAGTTCAAAGCGTTTCTTGAGCATGCAATGAGTCTAGGTGCAGACTATTTAGCAACGGGTCATTATGCACAAGTCGTAGAAGTAGAAGGCGGCGTATCAATGTTGCGCGGGAAAGATGCAAATAAAGATCAAACGTATTTCTTGAATCAATTGACACAAGATCAACTACAAAAAGTGATGTTCCCAATTGGCAATATGGAAAAAAGCGCTGTGCGTGAAAAAGCGGTTGAAGCTGGGCTTTCGACAGCGGCGAAAAAGGATTCCACGGGCATTTGTTTCATCGGAGAGCGGAATTTCAAGGAATTCCTTGGTCAATATCTTCCTGCTCAACCAGGAGATATGACGACGATGGAAGGCGAAACTGTAGGCCGTCATGATGGGCTTATGTACTATACGATTGGTCAACGTCACGGTCTTGGTATTGGCGGAGCTGGAGAACCATGGTTCGTTATTGGCAAAGACTTGAAGAAAAATATCCTTCTCGTTGGTCAAAACTTTGATAACGATGCACTTTATTCCGATAGTTTGACAGCAATT from the Sporosarcina psychrophila genome contains:
- the aspS gene encoding aspartate--tRNA ligase — its product is MKRTHYSGELTEEVIGQPVTLQGWVQKRRDLGGLIFVDVRDRSGIVQAVFNPSFSSEAIVTADKLRNEFVIELTGLVVERAEGQKNPLLKTGSIEIQVTELNIVNEAKNPPFMIEDETDVNEEIRLKYRYLDLRRPKLANTFKMRSDITKTVRNFLDDEGFFEVETPILTKSTPEGARDYLVPSRVHEGEFYALPQSPQLFKQMLMVAGFDRYYQIARCFRDEDLRADRQPEFTQIDMEMSFMSIEDIIELNERMMQKVMKDVKGIDVQIPFKRLPYDEAMARFGSDKPDTRFALELTDVSDVVKDSSFKVFTAAIESGGQVKLINVKGVADSYSRKDIDALGQFAAVYGAKGLAWLKVDAEGLKGPIAKFFEGEEGEGLKAAANAEVGDLLLFVADKKKVVADTLGALRTKLAKDHDLIDESKFNFLWVTEWPLFEYNEEARRYQAAHHPFTMPADVEELVASPETVKAQAYDLVLNGYELGGGSLRIYKRDVQEKMFEALGFSKEQANEQFGFLLEAFDYGTPPHGGIAFGLDRIVMLLSGSTNLRDTIAFPKTASASCLLTSAPDHVDDTQLAELGIRVMAKSKR
- a CDS encoding DUF6612 family protein — protein: MNKVFKVFVFGLVALLLTACGNVEAKQGMTAQDVFEKAKDASAKLKNVRTHISYDDFWKTTAPDERYSVKYEMTSDAALQPEIVKQDVKVRPQPINGDPWDAEVYKVNDRVFIKDTKMKEWEELQSGSIAELFGSMIENVQPTLDLAFFNDFENDFVLEPIDYGYNLRLSLSREQYKEFKKTLYLSNNGSDMDVDVVDSEFPLINKFDIVIGIDSKSFYVTDFKMTLDTTTYSMVQVDGNSHRVKQTINAVYSHYDNVDDVKVPAELLEAAAN
- the cymR gene encoding cysteine metabolism transcriptional regulator CymR; this encodes MKISTKGRYGLTIVVELGSKFGEGPVPLRKIAEEQKLSEAYLEQLIPPLRNSGIVKSVRGAYGGYMLAKPPTEITAGDVIRILEGPIQVVEGLEGSDIPQQELWKRIGEAVRSVLDTTTIEDLMKSGEKDERDSYMFYI
- the hisS gene encoding histidine--tRNA ligase, producing MIFKVPRGTQDILPSETWKWQQAEKIINEVCDIYRYKEIRTPIFEQTELFQRLVGETTDVVQKEMYTFTDKGDRSMTLRPEGTAAVVRSFVENKMFGYPDQPVKLFYTGPMFRYERQQAGRYRQFVQFGAEAIGSADPAIDAEVIALALDVYKRVGLTKLKLVINSLGDTECRIAHREALIAHFNPHIGEFCSDCQSRLEKNPLRILDCKVDKGNPLIASAPSLADYLNETSAQYFADVKGYLDDAGISYEVDANLVRGLDYYNHTAFEIMSTSEGFGAITTLCGGGRYNGLAEEIGGPSAPGIGFAMSIERLLLAMAAEGKSFEAEPVLDVYIVTLGETARRPGFKLLGALREAGIRSDMDYMDRKMKAQMKSADRLNARTVVLIGEDEVAEGVALLKNMADGAQVKVPVAELVQKLKETLIG
- a CDS encoding replication-associated recombination protein A produces the protein MQNEPLAFRMRPRTIDEIAGQKDIIGEKTALYRMIKNGHVPSMLLYGEPGIGKTSLAHAIAGTSNLPFIAMNATVSGKKDVEDVVAESRITGKVLLFLDEIHRFNKLQQDTLLPHVESGAIVLIGATTENPYHDVNPAIRSRCGEIRQLSRLEPIDLMEVLQKAMADEERGLGKMPITITDEQLTLIAEGVNGDARKALTVLESAVSASDEVDEKIIIEDWLLENLLGRIGLFGDKKGSHFYNLLSALQKSVRGSDVNAAIYYLANLLETGDLVAVNRRLLVMAYEDVGLASPEVGPHVLAATDAAVKLGMPEARIPLANAVIEMCLASKSNSAYKAFDAAVKAINEGKTGDIPLHLRDAHYAGAAKLGHVGYKYPHDTPLGSFGGWTNQQYLPDKLKNTEFYKPVIAGEEKKMAAIYDRLKEFRKKK
- a CDS encoding DUF5694 domain-containing protein yields the protein MIPEVMIVGVYHLGDTSDLINVERKNDIDLELEAKEVVDALSRFNPTKLAVEADPEVQSKLNESYRKYLLNDPTPMKNEIETIGFPLAKESGISEVSCIDWRGDDNEIATIGDIFQYAKEYEPERYKKIMTTYMEPMQREAEEWSKLPILEGYKRVNAAETVKNMHQFYMEFAMIGKEKDYFAMDWLTWWYKRNLILYTNVRRLISTPQDRVLLLIGGGHVHLIKQFLEESGVCTVVDANKYLN
- a CDS encoding DUF4184 family protein; this translates as MPLTFAHPAAILPFSRKSKYINFSAMVFGSMAPDFEYFLRGQPMGDIGHTFTGLVLFNLPLVTIVYVIYHIFVHQILFNHLPTILQDTYVKRVDSTIILKVVVFCYSALFGMLTHVVWDSFTHINGYMVLKFPALFTHSYNIYGFAIPLYKFLQHGSTLFGITMILVYMYYRALTQRKHKHITVYPKKKLIFWFSLFILTVLFVSLWCLIDPVSITSYGILVVRIIDSSLLSLFLISLLIKYIRM
- a CDS encoding tRNA threonylcarbamoyladenosine dehydratase; the encoded protein is MLHQFSRNELAIGTEGVNRMRDMTVAILGVGGVGSFAAEACARSGIGRIILVDKDDIDITNINRQLIANLSTVGRSKAEVMKERIADINKECEVISLHMFYTEETAEEFFSYKPDYVIDASDTIIFKIHLIKECVARNVKIISSMGAANKMDPTRFQIADISKTHTDPVAKVIRRKLKKEGIYQGVSVVFSDESPIVVRPEVVDTVGKPDAFIRKAKMPPASNAFVPSVAGLVCASWVMNDIVADIPIRRVKDKV